The proteins below come from a single Propionispora vibrioides genomic window:
- a CDS encoding HlyD family type I secretion periplasmic adaptor subunit, with product MKIKKLMAKWFDFPARKGWRREETEFLPAALEVVEKPPAPASRVVLWTLLVLIGCTLVWTMVGSLDEVAVAPGKLIPTGNVKIVQAEDKGVIKAICVKEGDLVKQGQLLIELDATIPAADLTRIKKEIALYSLEMDRLSAEAANRPFMAKQYPELDERDAVLQQMLYQSRQLEYQTRLSAAAANVKQNQVGLENARSVYEKLLPLHEIAQERERKVAELVDLNAVASFVLLDYRQKRLESEKELASQQKEIERLQWSLRQSEDTLANVNAEWLRGIHDKLQEDSKALQASREELKKAEEKNRLSAITSPVDGRVSQLAVHTVGGIVTAAEALLEVVPADTKLQLEAWVANKDIGFIQPGQAAEVKVETFNFQKYGTVPGEVIDISPDAVEDKEKGRIYRVVLALQEPSFRAAGREVLLNPGMTATAEIKIRRKRVIEYFLDVFQQYRSEALRERS from the coding sequence ATGAAAATAAAAAAATTGATGGCAAAATGGTTTGATTTCCCGGCGCGAAAAGGCTGGCGGCGGGAAGAAACAGAATTTTTACCGGCTGCGCTGGAAGTGGTGGAGAAACCTCCCGCACCGGCCAGCCGGGTGGTCTTGTGGACGCTGCTGGTGCTGATCGGCTGTACGCTGGTCTGGACGATGGTCGGCTCACTGGATGAGGTGGCCGTGGCGCCAGGCAAGCTGATTCCTACGGGAAATGTGAAAATTGTGCAGGCTGAGGATAAAGGTGTGATCAAGGCGATTTGTGTCAAGGAAGGCGACTTGGTTAAACAGGGACAACTGTTGATTGAACTGGACGCGACCATTCCGGCGGCCGATTTGACACGGATCAAAAAAGAAATCGCCCTGTACAGTCTAGAGATGGACCGGCTGTCGGCGGAAGCGGCGAACCGGCCGTTTATGGCGAAACAATATCCGGAGCTGGATGAACGGGATGCCGTGTTGCAGCAGATGCTTTATCAAAGCCGGCAACTGGAATATCAGACCAGGCTGTCGGCTGCCGCGGCTAATGTAAAGCAAAACCAGGTGGGTTTGGAGAATGCCCGGAGCGTTTATGAGAAACTGCTACCGCTGCATGAGATTGCCCAGGAACGGGAGCGAAAAGTGGCCGAACTGGTTGATTTGAATGCGGTGGCTAGTTTTGTTCTGCTTGATTACCGGCAAAAGAGACTGGAATCGGAGAAAGAACTGGCCAGCCAGCAAAAGGAGATTGAGCGGCTGCAGTGGTCGCTCCGGCAAAGTGAAGATACTCTGGCTAATGTGAACGCCGAGTGGCTGCGCGGCATTCATGATAAACTCCAGGAAGACAGCAAGGCGCTGCAAGCCAGCAGGGAAGAGTTGAAAAAGGCGGAGGAAAAGAACCGGCTGTCCGCTATTACCTCACCGGTTGACGGCCGGGTGAGCCAGTTGGCAGTGCATACGGTCGGCGGGATTGTTACCGCCGCCGAAGCGTTGCTCGAGGTTGTGCCGGCTGATACAAAGCTGCAGCTGGAAGCCTGGGTGGCCAATAAGGATATCGGTTTTATCCAACCAGGACAAGCGGCGGAAGTCAAAGTGGAAACCTTCAATTTTCAAAAGTATGGGACGGTGCCCGGTGAGGTCATTGATATCAGTCCTGATGCGGTGGAGGATAAGGAAAAGGGACGGATATACCGGGTGGTGCTGGCTCTGCAGGAGCCATCTTTCCGGGCGGCCGGCCGGGAAGTGTTACTGAATCCCGGCATGACTGCCACGGCGGAGATTAAAATCCGGCGTAAAAGGGTGATTGAATATTTCCTGGATGTGTTTCAGCAATACCGCAGTGAGGCACTGAGGG